One stretch of Microcebus murinus isolate Inina chromosome 12, M.murinus_Inina_mat1.0, whole genome shotgun sequence DNA includes these proteins:
- the OBP2B gene encoding odorant-binding protein 2b encodes MKTLFLAISLVAALQAQDPSAEDGEIEDLSGRWYLKAVTADKQMPRRKVQFVTPLTITALEGGNLGTSITMPINGQCEEVKDVLERAEEPGKYLAHGGRRQVSIIPSSVKGHYVLYWEGELHGTQVRMAKLMGRDPENNQEALEDFKKVAAARGLNSGQVIIPKQMGRKDSLALPSCVPMAESQQSDVVRERVASCFDFVLLGSRDMLADGGPWVPGGS; translated from the exons ATGAAGACCCTGTTCCTGGCCATCAGCCTCGTTGCCGCCCTGCAGGCCCAGGACCCCTCGGCCGAGGACGGGGAGATTGAGGAT CTGTCAGGAAGGTGGTATCTGAAGGCCGTAACAGCTGACAAGCAGATGCCTAGGAGGAAGGTGCAATTTGTGACTCCCTTGACCATCACGGCCCTAGAGGGGGGCAACCTGGGAACCTCGATCACCATGCC GATAAACGGCCAGTGCGAGGAGGTAAAAGACGTCCTGGAGAGAGCTGAGGAGCCGGGCAAATACTTGGCCC ACGGGGGCAGGCGCCAGGTGTCCATCATCCCGTCATCTGTGAAGGGCCACTACGTCCTCTACTGGGAGGGCGAGCTGCACGGCACGCAGGTCCGGATGGCGAAGCTCATGG GCAGAGACCCCGAGAACAACCAGGAAGCCTTGGAGGACTTTAAGAAGGTCGCAGCGGCCAGAGGACTCAACTCGGGGCAGGTCATCATCCCCAAGCAGATGGGTAGGAAGGACTCACTTGCTTTGCCCTCCTGTGTCCCCATGGCGGAAAGCCAGCAGAGCGACGTTGTACGGGAACGTGTTGCATCCTGTTTTGACTTTGTCCTTTTGGGGTCACGGGACATGCTGGCTGACGGAGGGCCCTGGGTCCCTGGGGGCTCCTGA